One Acidobacteriota bacterium genomic window carries:
- a CDS encoding nucleotide sugar dehydrogenase, with product MSSSSPTPAPAAASPVVASLLEKIAARTARVGIIGQGYVGLPLALVFEEAGFPVVGFDVDPKKVESLARGESYIKHIGSDRVAASVGRGRFTATTDFDGLAACDAILICVPTPLGRHREPDLSYVHGTAREIATRLRRGQLVVLESTTYPGTTDEEVQPLLEASGLRCPDDYLLAFSPEREDPGNAHFDTRTIPKVVGGVNAPSTEAAVALYGAAVTRVVPVSSARVAESCKLLENIYRSINIALVNELKVTFDRMGIDVWEVIEAAKTKPFGFTPFYPGPGLGGHCIPLDPFYLSWKAAEHGVWTRFIELAGEVNTSMPRYVVQKVAGALNDAGKSVKGARVLVLGLSYKENIDDDRESPSYEIIELLEEAGAEVAYCDPYFPVARPGRKHDIGLASVACTAEAFAGYDVLVVATAHEPFKDAALYRHVGLVVDTRNIVRGGPDGPRVVKA from the coding sequence ATGTCCTCGTCATCGCCAACGCCCGCGCCCGCCGCGGCCTCACCCGTCGTCGCCAGCCTGCTCGAGAAGATCGCCGCGCGCACCGCGCGCGTCGGCATCATCGGGCAGGGCTACGTCGGCCTGCCGCTCGCACTCGTCTTCGAAGAGGCGGGCTTTCCCGTCGTCGGGTTTGACGTCGACCCGAAGAAGGTCGAATCGCTCGCCCGCGGCGAGTCGTACATCAAGCACATCGGCTCCGACCGCGTCGCCGCCTCAGTGGGCCGCGGCCGGTTCACCGCCACCACCGACTTCGACGGCCTCGCCGCGTGCGATGCCATCCTGATCTGCGTGCCGACGCCGCTTGGCCGTCACCGCGAGCCCGACCTGTCGTACGTCCACGGCACGGCCCGCGAGATCGCCACGCGCCTCCGCCGCGGCCAGCTCGTCGTCCTCGAATCGACCACGTATCCGGGGACGACCGACGAGGAGGTGCAGCCGCTGCTCGAGGCGTCGGGCCTGCGGTGCCCGGACGACTATCTGCTCGCCTTCTCGCCCGAGCGCGAAGACCCGGGCAACGCCCACTTCGACACGCGCACCATCCCCAAGGTGGTGGGCGGCGTCAACGCGCCGTCCACCGAGGCGGCCGTGGCGCTCTACGGGGCCGCCGTGACGCGGGTCGTCCCCGTGTCGTCGGCCCGCGTCGCCGAGAGCTGCAAGCTGCTCGAGAACATCTACCGCTCGATCAACATCGCGCTCGTCAACGAGCTGAAGGTCACCTTCGACCGGATGGGCATCGACGTGTGGGAGGTCATCGAGGCGGCGAAGACGAAGCCATTCGGCTTCACGCCGTTCTATCCCGGTCCGGGGCTCGGCGGCCACTGCATCCCGCTCGACCCGTTCTACCTGTCGTGGAAGGCGGCCGAGCACGGCGTGTGGACCCGCTTCATCGAGCTCGCCGGCGAGGTCAATACCTCCATGCCGCGCTACGTCGTGCAGAAGGTGGCCGGCGCGCTCAACGACGCCGGCAAGAGCGTGAAGGGCGCGCGCGTGCTGGTGCTGGGCCTGTCGTACAAGGAGAACATCGACGACGACCGCGAGTCGCCGTCGTACGAGATCATCGAGCTGCTCGAGGAAGCGGGGGCGGAGGTCGCCTACTGCGACCCGTACTTCCCCGTGGCGCGGCCGGGCCGCAAGCACGACATCGGCCTTGCGTCGGTGGCGTGCACGGCCGAGGCGTTTGCCGGCTACGACGTGCTCGTCGTGGCCACGGCCCACGAGCCGTTCAAGGACGCGGCGCTCTACCGCCATGTCGGCCTCGTCGTCGACACCCGGAACATCGTCCGGGGTGGACCCGATGGGCCGCGCGTGGTGAAGGCGTGA
- a CDS encoding sigma-54 dependent transcriptional regulator — protein MRQQDTAELIGTSPQMVELRQEITRIARSDAKVLITGESGVGKELVANAIHANSPRAERPFVPVNCAGLPETLLESELFGHVKGSFTGAYRDKPGKLEVADEGTIFLDEVGEMTLRMQGLLLRFLETGELQKVGADRGGRLVNVRVIAATNRNLQDLIAQGQFREDLFYRLNVIHFWVPPLRERKEDIPLMIDHFLKRFTRNNGYLVHGIEPDAFSSLTEYAWPGNVRELENVIERLVVTGRHEMVKVDDLPPEIRTQRGVALRPKRERRRTVADDLYKRLLEDGESFWTAVYPMYMQREITRQNLRDLIRKGLEEARGNYKIVCRLFNMDPGDYKKFLNFLRKHECQLPFKEFR, from the coding sequence ATGAGGCAACAGGACACGGCAGAGCTCATCGGCACCAGTCCACAGATGGTGGAGCTGCGGCAGGAAATCACGCGCATCGCGCGCTCCGACGCCAAAGTGCTCATCACCGGCGAGAGCGGCGTCGGCAAGGAACTCGTCGCCAACGCCATTCACGCCAACAGCCCGCGCGCCGAGCGGCCGTTCGTGCCGGTCAACTGCGCGGGCCTGCCAGAGACGCTGCTCGAGTCGGAGCTCTTCGGCCACGTCAAGGGCAGCTTCACCGGCGCCTACCGCGACAAGCCCGGCAAGCTCGAGGTGGCCGACGAGGGCACGATCTTCCTCGACGAGGTCGGTGAGATGACCCTGCGCATGCAGGGCCTCCTGCTGCGCTTTCTCGAGACGGGCGAGCTGCAGAAGGTCGGCGCCGACCGTGGGGGCCGGCTCGTCAACGTCCGCGTCATCGCCGCCACCAACCGCAACCTGCAGGATCTGATTGCCCAGGGGCAGTTTCGCGAGGACCTCTTCTACCGCCTCAACGTCATCCACTTCTGGGTGCCGCCGCTGCGCGAGCGCAAGGAAGACATCCCGCTGATGATCGACCACTTCCTGAAGCGCTTCACGCGGAACAACGGCTACCTCGTGCACGGCATCGAGCCCGACGCCTTCAGCTCGCTCACCGAGTACGCGTGGCCCGGCAACGTCCGCGAGCTCGAAAACGTCATCGAGCGGCTCGTCGTCACCGGCCGGCACGAGATGGTGAAGGTCGACGACCTGCCGCCCGAAATCCGCACGCAGCGCGGCGTGGCGCTGCGGCCGAAACGCGAACGTCGCCGGACCGTCGCCGACGACCTGTACAAGAGACTGCTCGAGGACGGCGAGTCGTTCTGGACGGCGGTCTATCCTATGTACATGCAGCGCGAGATCACGCGGCAGAACCTGCGCGACCTCATCCGTAAAGGTCTCGAGGAGGCCCGCGGCAACTACAAGATCGTCTGCCGGCTCTTCAACATGGACCCGGGAGACTACAAGAAGTTCCTCAACTTCCTGCGAAAGCACGAGTGCCAGCTGCCCTTCAAGGAGTTCCGGTAG
- a CDS encoding PilZ domain-containing protein, with protein sequence MAETFQERRRFPRVAVTTGAPVVELPLSATVQLVDISQAGVLLATPQKLAVGQRGRLRTRIGNEPIAVQVEVRRVAAGPSGRHGPWRVGAEFVNLDEDTQKKVDRFLKVDA encoded by the coding sequence ATGGCTGAGACGTTTCAGGAACGCCGGCGCTTCCCCCGGGTGGCCGTCACGACGGGCGCGCCGGTCGTCGAGTTGCCGCTCTCGGCCACGGTGCAGCTTGTCGACATCAGCCAGGCCGGTGTCCTGCTGGCGACGCCGCAGAAACTTGCCGTGGGCCAGCGCGGCCGGCTGCGCACGCGCATCGGCAACGAGCCCATTGCCGTGCAGGTCGAGGTGAGGCGCGTGGCGGCCGGCCCGAGCGGCCGGCACGGGCCCTGGCGGGTGGGCGCGGAGTTCGTGAATCTGGACGAGGACACCCAGAAGAAGGTCGACCGCTTCCTCAAGGTCGACGCCTGA
- a CDS encoding PilZ domain-containing protein: MMSGTRRRRLGDRRAKTRFEIVGQLWGALETVEPLALRDIGLGGALLETPLDLPLDSIQRVRLAQGDQVTEFQARVRHVTPVDPFAPGTRFYVGLEFVTVPPAAQAHIERVMATYAAPPGAALEVSS; encoded by the coding sequence ATGATGTCTGGCACGCGACGCAGGCGGCTCGGCGACCGGCGGGCGAAGACCCGATTCGAAATCGTCGGCCAGCTCTGGGGTGCGCTCGAAACCGTCGAGCCCCTGGCGCTTCGCGACATCGGCCTCGGCGGCGCCCTGCTCGAGACCCCGCTCGACCTGCCGCTCGACTCGATTCAGCGGGTGCGCCTCGCGCAGGGCGACCAGGTCACGGAGTTTCAGGCCCGCGTGCGCCACGTGACGCCGGTCGACCCGTTCGCCCCGGGCACCCGCTTTTACGTCGGGCTCGAGTTCGTCACGGTACCGCCTGCGGCGCAGGCGCACATCGAGCGCGTGATGGCCACGTATGCCGCCCCGCCGGGTGCGGCCCTCGAGGTCAGCTCGTGA